The Toxotes jaculatrix isolate fToxJac2 chromosome 17, fToxJac2.pri, whole genome shotgun sequence genomic interval AGgtttgttttaattgtattattttatgttaATTCTGAGATTGTTACCATGCCTTATATTTTGGCCCTTGCAGCGTCAGATGGTTATACAGGACAAACTGGTGAAAGAGCTGAACGATGCTAAAAATGCTGTTGAGGAGTATGTATACGATCTGCGGGACAAACTTTGTGGCATCTATGAAAAGTATATCACGGAGGAGGTAAGTGGCTCTTTCTTACATACCTTCATGATACCAGTCATAATACTTAGTTTTACTACTGGTGGACTATTAGCCATTAGCAAAGGCTAGTGTGATTAAGAAGATGTACCAAGCAAATGATCTCCTTGTTTAATGTTTGGCCTTAACTAACAGGACAGCAACCGGTTGACACTGATGCTGGAGGACACAGAGAACTGGCTGTATGAGGATGGAGAGGACCAACCAAAACAAGTCTATGAGGAGAAACTAGATGCTCTCaaggtttggttttatttattgtaaggGAATTTCTTGGatatatgttttttaaatgacagaaactattaacattaacataaactgtgttgttttccagAGGTTGGGTCAGCCCATTCAAGATCGGCACAGAGAGCACGAGGACAGACCGAGGGCTTTTGAGGAGCTGGGAAAGAAACTGCAGCTCTACATGAAGTTTGTGGATTCCTATAGGCAGAAGGTAAATCATTTTTATCTACTGATACTCTGccttgtaataaaaaaaatattttaaaattagaaagGTAACGGCACGTTTTAAAGATTGTTTTCTCAAAGTGTCACTGTACAAATCTGTTCCAGCTTTCTAAATATTTGTGTCATATTAATTGTGTCACACTTTCTGCAGTTACTTAGGTTTCATATATAGAAACATAAAGTTGAATTTACTGATGATTAATGTTGTAGTAATTAATGAAGTAGGGACCTATAAAATAAATTCCTGGTCTCTTGTCTCCTTCCCAGGATGAGCGATACCTACATTTGAGTGCAGAGGAAATGAGCACTGTGGAGAAGTGTGTGAATGAAAGCATGGGCTGGATGAACAGCAAGATGAATGCACAGAGCAAACTTACTATAACTCAAGACCCCACTGTTAAAGTAGCAGACATCATTGCCAAAATACAGGTATGTGACTGACTATTTAAGATGTAATTCTTTCTTCCTTTAGCAGCGATGATCCTTTTCCAACACACTCCACACTTATTACTCAACAGGAACTGGATAACGTATGTAACCCAGTGATCAGCAGGCCAAAGCCCACAGTGGAGGAGGCCCCTGAAGGGAATGACCAAAACAGCGGAGCTCATAATGGCCCAACAGCCAAGCAAGGAGCAGAAGGGAAGGGAGACGCAAAGGGAAGCCAGCAGACAAAGCCTGGCACAAAAGAGATGGAGGTGGACTGAGGTCAGCGTCTGAGAAGCAAACTCTGCAACCATCACCACGTTTACCATCACTGACCATTTAGACAGTAGAAACACCAACACATGGGACCATTTCTGAATCCTTACCAGCCTCtttcatgcatttgttttttgtgcccccccaccccattgGACTTTACCTcttgaggtttttgttttcaccCTTCCATCCTTATGTGTGACAGTGGTGTGCTTTATTCTCTCAAAGGTTTGACATACTtaataaatgaaagaatgatgcAATAGATTAAACTCGGATTCTGACGCAAAACTGTTTCCTCTGTACCGCACAGTGAAGTCCACTTTGTGTTTGCATTCCAAGTGTCTCAGAAACATCCAGTATCAGCAGTAAGTCCTCTCACTCATAGGAAATAGTAAGTGCTGTCCGAACAGTGGCTATTGCGGGACTATTAGTTTGTATGCAATAAtacaaattatatatatttgtattcaATGAGAATGAAATGATGTCCATGTTTAGAAACTGTAAATACTATTttagtaaataaaaacagccagcatatatatgtacataaaGAACACATTCCTAGTGTTAACAATGGCAATGCTTGATACACCAGATCTCTTTAGTAAGTGATTGGttgcctctttcctcttttgttctctTGCTTCTTTCCATATTTAAGTCATGGGATTTAAAGATGGCAAAATAAATACGTTTGTCTGTGAGACAAAATTTCGTTACCCTGATATTTGattttcagcagctgaactTGAAAGAAATTGGCCTAATCTATGCTGTATCACATGTCTAAGTACTGGATGaggcagcttaaaaaaaatgacattctTTGACACCCAGCTGGTAAAATTAAGCTTGAAGGCCTAATGTGTATGGACCCCAAAGTgttcaaaattaaataaatttattaGACACTAAGAAATTAGCAATTGTGTGATTAACAACAGATAAAATGTTTAATGCAACCAGGAAATTATAAAATGATCCAATACATTAATAAAACTAAGCTTCTTTATTGTGATGATAATATGGCAATTCATCCAGTTTCTTTTAACAATATGAGAGTTTGTTGctggtcatttttatttcatttcatgttttatttcacagtgccattttttttccagtgacttTCATATCATGATGCCAATTTTCAAGTTTTTGTTTATCAAGACAAACATGGCAGAGCAAATTATGCGAATTTGACTAATATGATTAGAGGCGCAATATTTTGCCAAGCAATTATTTTGGTATTCCATTACTCATTAAGGTAATTTCTGATAgcagaaatgtcaaacattcTCTGGTTTGAGCACCTtgaacatttttctgctttttcattgTATAGCATTATAAAATgattatctttgggttttggactgtgggaCACACCAAGCAATTCATAGACGTCACCTTGGACTCTGGGAACTCATGTTTTTGATTAGTTTTGTACATTTAATAagaccaaatgattaatatATATCGGTTAATATAATAGgttaatcaataaaataatcataagattaataaatgaaaataagcatTAGTTACATGTCAAGttgaaataacatttcattAGAATGAGATGAGTTTCAAAATTCTATTGGACAATTTCACCACATCATGATTATATTAAAGATTTTGTCCATATGTGCTCATCTCATTACGTACTTCATGATatattatttacttatttaatttTGAACACTTTGAGTCTCCCTATAATGAATGAGCAACCTGTTTCAAAAACTAAGCCTGCAAGCACACACCTGGGtgaatactgtacatacaatACACAAAGCTTTAGAGATGTAAACTGAAACGTGCAAACTCACTAAACTAAGATAGGTATAAAAGTTTAAGCACACTTACATAACTGATTCAATACATAACTTATTCAATACAGATTTGTTAGTCCCTCGGGGGCCACGTGCGGAGCCCTTAAAGGGGGCGTGCCAAATCCGGATTGTTTTCATGTGACGTAGACGACGTGACGTAGGCACAGGACTAACGGGCGCATATATTCAAAATGGAAGAAATGGCAAAGTTTTGGAGGGCAACACAAGATCAACATTTATTCACCCTCTGAGAACTCCTGTACCGACGATCAATGCACCGTGCCGATCGAGGAACATTAACACAAACCTGCAAGCCGAAAATCAGACACGATGAGTGTTTCGATCGGAGATAAAATTGAGGTGAGCTCCTTTTTTAGGCTAACGCCCACAAGCTAACTTCAAACTTGTTAGCTAACTGAGTCTGGTATCCAGCGTTATATTTACGCTTGTTGTTAATGCTAGCTGTTAAATTAGCTGGTTAGCCGTGGGTTAAACGTCGTTTGTCGCTGCATAATAATATTATGTGTGCAAAGTTTAATACATTTAACTGAAATGTACTAAGCCTTTAACTACGATACGAACGCCATTTAATTAGCAACGTTAGCATTACATTGGTTTACGTTtcttcttgtttgttgttgcatgtCTTGAAAAtggtcgttttttttttaacttaagcATTTGCAAGTAGTATCAGTATCATTACTATAAGTGTTGGCCGTGTTATCAGCAGCCTGGGTGTCTGGGTGTGTAACCTTACCCCTCCTCTCTCGGGACAAACAATGTCGTTCCTCCTCAGTGCATCAGTTTGGTAAGCCAACATGCTGCTTGGAAACGGCTACAAGTGGTCCCCGTTAGCGGGAGGACAGCCGGGATAATTAAAGGTTTTGGTTGGCCATATGACGGCGTCAGGTGTTGGTGGCTTGTTTGACAGTTAACGTTTGCTGTGGGAGGATTTCTCCTATGCGAGGTCGTTAGTGGCCGGattgtctgttttattgtacACACAGCATGTCGCAGGCTAGAGGGACGATGTTTGATCAAGTTATAGACTATTTCTTCCAAAACCTTTCTGCTGACCCCCAAACCAGCACAGATGAGGAGAAATGTTTATCTTATGCTCAGGAGTTCAGGATCGAGGTatcatgctttttctttttttttcttttttttttttttaaagatcttGTCTGTTTTGGGGTCaaaactgaattattttctttcttgcctGAAATCGCAGTTACATTTCTCTGCAAGAGTAATTTATCATTTATAAAACtagatgtttatttttctttcctcttatGTAGGATTTTAAAGTCCTCACCCTCCTTGGCAAGGGGTCCTTTGCATGTGTTTACCGGGCAAAATCAGTGAAGACTGGTCTGGAGGTTGCTATCAAAACGGTAAGAATCCCTCACCCACCATTTATGTCTTTGTCAGTAATAAGAGGTAATTATAGCACGCTTTACCTATAACGTAGACAATCAGTAGGGACTGACAGCTGAAGTGTGAACTGGATTATTAGACCTTAGTTGCCTCCCATGGGATTCTTGTGGTCCCTTGACTCCCCACAAATGAGCTCTGAATAGCTCAGTGACTTTGAGGGAGATCTGACCTGACGGTTGGCTGCACCTTACCTGATGATCCGATGGGTGGCAGGTGTATAATTATCTCTGTTGTTCCCTGTCTGCAGATTGACAAAAAAGCAATGCACAAAGCTGGTATGGTCCAGCGTGTGACAAACGAGGTGGAGATTCACTGCCGATTGAAACATCCTTCAATACTTGAGGTACTTGTTAGCTGGAGTCAACAAATTTCATGTTACTTTTGGTTATTATTTCACTAAATAAACTCACCCTGTATTTTCTGAGGAATtgcttttaagatttttttttatctctgtaaaaagtacaataaaaacaGACCTCACTCCATAATGTAACAAAGTTTTGGAGCATGaaaaaaagtttacatttacagtgtaaTATGTGTTTGAGTTGAGTCTGTGTAtatcagctttgtgtttttgttgtcatggttattTATTGTTCTTTGTTCAGTGTTATTGTCACTCTTCCAGTTTTTTTAGTAGTCCCATGGTTTTTTTTGGGCTACGGCAGTACAGTATTTCAGACTCAAATCCAGTCACATATTTTCTAGATTTTGTGTCCTCTCACTTTGATGTAATAATGAATGTTGTATTACATGTCATGTCTTTAAGTTGTACAACTACTTTGAGGATAGCAACTATGTGTACTTGGTGTTGGAGATGTGCCACAATGGAGAGATGAGTCGTTACCTTAAAGAGCGGAAGATGTCTTTCTCTGAGGACGAAGGTCAGGAAAAAGAATTTTACTTAGAAGATTAATTATGAATTATATTGTAGTAAATGGTTCGTCAGTTTTGCAAACtccctgtttttaaaaatggtttgtttttgttccacagCAAGACACTTCATGCATCAAATAGTGAAAGGAATGCTGTATTTACACACTCATGGCATCTTGCATCGAGACCTGACCTTGTCCAACCTTTTGCTGACCAGCAACATGAACATTAAGATAGCAGACTTTGGCCTGGCGACTCAGCTCAAACTCCCGAATGAAAAGCACTTCACCATGTGTGGAACACCCAACTACATCTCCCCGGAGGTGGCCACTCGCAGCGCTCATGGTCTGGAATCAGATGTCTGGTCACTGGGGTGCATGTTCTACGCCTTCCTGATGGGGCGCCCTCcgtttgacacagacacagtcaagCACACCTTGTCTAAAGTGGTTCTTGGGGAATATGAGATGCCAAGCCATGTTTCTCTAGAGGCTCAGGACCTGATCCATCAGCTCCTGCAGAAGGACCCTGCCCAGAGGCCCAGCCTCTCTGCAGTGCTGGATCACCCATTCATGACCCAGAGCCTGCTGGTCAGGACCAAGGAGCTGGGGATGGGGGATGAAGGATCCATGGACAGCGGCATCGCCACTATCTCCACAGCCTGCACCTCCTCCGcctcagccagcagcagcacccgTCTCCAGAGGAGAACCAAGCACATGATTGGTTCTGCCCTGCCTAATCGCATGACTCCGATCCCATGTCTTCCGCGCCAACCCGTCAGCGCCTGTTTTGAGGACGAAGAGCAGTGGCAAAAGCAGGTCCTGCCAGACAGATTTCACAGAGAGGGCAGGAGCAGGGCGGCTCATGGTGGAGAGAGCGGACAGCCACATTCTCGATACCTGAGGAGGGCTCACTCTTCAGATCGCTCCGGCTCCTGTGCATCAGGTCAAGGGTCAAGTCATGAGCTGGGGAGATGCCACTCCGAGGAGACTTTGACAGGTGTAGGAAGACCAGTCTTCCCCATGTCCTCCACTCAGCACCCATTTTCAGAGCATGGGAGGCTCCCATCTCCTCCTGTCAAACagtcagcaaagtaagcagtctctctgctcattttctaatcacattttcacatttaaccTGACACTAAGCAGATTTCATTTAACTGTTTTTCAGTTCTGGGTATTCATTATCAACGCAGACGGCACATCCACCAAGCCTGCAGTTTCAAGACCTGGAGGGAGTCACTAATTGGCTCAATAATGATggtaaattaaatgtttgtgttttgattatcTGTGCCTATGTGATAGATTTGAGTTAGCTAATTTTCAGCACCTTGACTGGGAAAGCTTTTAAATAACAAATGCCTGTGAATGATCCCTGCTTATTAGCAGATTTAACCTGAGATACAGGGACTAGTCCAGTGACCTTTTTAAACCTGAAGGGGTTTAAAAGTGATAAATGAACCTTTAAGCTCtctgaacacaatttaaaaccATCTGCTAAAACattgcaaatttttttttttcattctcaggTTCTGGACAGAggcctgcagacagcagcacacacagcagcagtagcagcttccacagcagcagaggacctTTAGGGGCTCACAATTCCTGGACAGACAAACCTGTGGGCCGAGGTGTGAATCCTCACCACAACCAGCACCACCTGCACCACCAGCTTTCCTCCAACCCTGACTCATACAGGGAGAACATACCTGGAGCAGAGTTCCAGCTTCCTCACGGCAGGGAGTTAAAGCTCTCTTCAGCCAAACCCAGCACAGATAAGGAGAAGAAAACACTCAGAGACGTAGTCCCGCCTCTGTGCGCATCCAGACTGAAGCCTATCAGACAGAAGACCAAAAATGCCGTTGTAAGATATTGTTGCTCATATTTTTCAATCATCTGTAAACGTTCACTGTGTGAACAGCTTAGGCATTTCGATAACATCtaattttatgtttctttttgtctttcatacAGGTGAGCATCCAGGACACAGGTGAAGTGTGTATGGAGTTGTTAAAATGCCACAGCGGTCAAGAGAGAGTCAAAGAAGTTCTTCGGATTTCTTGTGATGGTTCAATGGTGAGCTCACCATATGTCACTGAATATTTCTCTAAATCGTACTATACTAGATGTTACCTGTAGAGGGCAGCATAACATAATCCTACATTTTGACAAAATACAATCtgtattttaataattattacttaTGTAAACTgtatcttattattattattgtctcTTGTAGGTGACGATATACCAGCCTAATGATGGAAAGGGCTTTCCTGTGCTGGACTGCCCTCCCGCTCCTCCGGAAGATATTCTCATTTGCAGCTATGAGGACCTTCCAGGTACTGTTACAGACACTTAACACCCAATAACACCAGCTAGCTGTAAAATTAGAAATTTTAATTGATGTTGGTTTTTTTGGTCATAGAAAAATACTGGAAGAAATACCAATACGCATCCAAGTTTGTGCAGCTTGTGAAATCCAAGACTCCTAAAGTGACCCTTTACACCAAGTATGCTAAGGTCATGCTGATGGAGAACTCTCCCAATGCAGACCTGGAGGTTTGCTTTTATGATGGTGAGTGAAAATGTTTGGTGGAACATGGGGGGGAACACGCACTGAGTCCGTGTTTAATGCTTCATAAACACGTTGCTTGTAGGAGCAAAGACCCACAAAACGTCAGAGCTGGTGCGAGTGGTGGAGAAGAGCGGGAAGTCGTACACGGTCAAGGGGGAGGTGGGGCTGAGCGGCCTGAGCCCAGAGAGCAGGCTGTATGTGGAGCTGTCCGATGAGGGCCACAGCATGTGTCTGTCGCTCGAGGCCGCCatcacagcagaggagcagcGCAGCGCCAAGAACGTGCCTTTCTTCCCCATAACTATTGGCAGGTGAGAGGAGAATTCTGTCAATCATACGCTCCATGTTGCATTCTTCTTTTTTCCGTCACCTTTTGAAggttaatgtttgttttacatgttattCTTCATAGGAGACCTGCCAACCCAGACTTGCCGGGCTTGTCGTCCCTGCCCTCCCACCCGTTGCCTCCTGATACAGCTTCGCCTCCTCAGCCTCCACAGATCACTCCTTCAGTAAGTGTCTCACCTTACTCTGCTGGATGGATGAACGGACGGCTCGGAGGCTTTAACAGCAAGACTAGACTGAGGTTTTTCAAAATTCTATTTTCAGATGATCTCCTACGATGGGTCTGATTTCACCACAGCCAGCCTGAGTAAGAAAAGCTCCCCGGTGCGACAGGACCTGGTACAAAGCACAGGAAAAGTGGTAAAGTCAATATTTGTGCCCAACGTTGGATGGGCATCACAGGTAATTGGTATATAAATGAACCTCATATTATATAATCAGCAAAGGAACTGCCTTTGTAATTTATagagtctgtttttgtttctgtagcTTACGAATGGAGAGGTGTGGGTGCAGTTCAACGACGGGTCTCAGCTGGTGGTTCAGGCTGGAGTTTCCTGCATCACCTACACATCTCCAGAGGGGAAGATCACCAGGTATGAAACATGCTGCACATATGTTCTGTCACTTGATGGGCTTATCAGCTTTATCATTAAGGCAGTGGGAACTGGGGTACATCTGATTATATTTCACAATGAAAATCTTTCCTAAACTGCAGTGCTTACTGGAGCCTCAACAGGATTTTAAGTTGAAAATGAGACCCACAATCAACAGTTACAAAAATAGAAtcacaagggaaaaaaaactttcatacAATGTAAAATTATCTTGTGAGGTACAGTAACTAATAAAGGATTGCTGATAAATGTttgctgaaactgaaaatgaaatgtctaCCTTTTTCGCAGGTATAAGGAGAACGAAAAGTTGCCAGACCACGTCAAGGAGAAGCTTCACTGTCTCTCCACCATCCTCGGGCTGTTGGCGAACCCAACAGCACATCACCTACAACCTCAGTAACATTTGctggttaaaacaaacaaacaaacaaacacagcccaACATAACAGAGGCCTGGCAGGGAACTGAAGTAGCATTAGAAACCTTTACTGTCTTTTGTCTGGTGTTGTTGTAAATATActtttgtccttgtttttttttttacatgtacagAAGACTAAGATTATgaaaagatatatttttattttaataagaaAACGTTTTGTATAGAGTCAATTGGCCTActtaaaatgtttatatttgtctgtcttttttttactgtctccaATTCTATGAAATGTTTGATTCATAAATGCTGAAGCAATAAACATCTGGAGGCTGGGTGGAGAACTGCTGCACTTTGTTTTACAGTCTTCTCTTTGCACTTCATGGACTATGGAAACAGAATTAACACCCAAAACCACATATTATATGTGAAGAATATTTCAAAGAAATAAGAACAAAGACCATTTAGTTATAATTTATCGACTAAGaaaacagctgaataaaatagtcAGATGAGGTTTCATATGTTTATTTTCCCCTGTTGGTTTTggccattttaattaaaaaaatgtcacaaaattgTGGATTCCTCTCAATTACAGAACTGATACAAAACAACATACTGTACGGATGTAAGCCTAGGCATATATACACGTACTGTACAAGACACCCAAGAAGTAAACATTCAGGTGGAAGCTGGGAGTAGGATGACACTGTCTTGGTTGTGGAAATGATCAAGGATAGGATTTAACCATTTATTTCCCATTTAGAAGCACAATTAGGATTACAAGATAGGACACAGTATAGTGATGTACACAGATATCCGCCTTTCCAACCTAAACAGGAACCCGCCCTCAACTCTGCCCCTATTTGTAGGTGAGGAAACGCTTAGATCAAGGGAAAAGGATGTCAAAGTTTCCCCTGAACCTGTTGCAATGCCTTAACATTTTGAAGTCACTGTTGCTTCAGTCTACACTCAAATTGTGGGGAATTAAACCGGGACACTAACTGTGTTATCTCACAATATGGTGTGTCTAGTGAAAAATCTATTTCCAGAATGCCACTGGTGTTCTTTTTGTCCCAGAGAGATGCTGGTGAGATGGCTGTAGTGACGCGATTATTTCCGAAGACAAAGCGAGAAGACGGTCGGTTCTCTCGGACGCTGAtgggaaagaaataaaacagcttgGAGGAGCTCTCTgggacaagagaagaagaagaagaagaagcaggctCGGGGGGAATGCAATAATCTGTATGCGCTGCAGGTTGGTGCTCGCTCCCACTAGATGCTAGAGGGAGACAACAGCATCAACCACGAGCTCCTCTGTCCCTTTGACAACCAGATCCAGCATTTTACTATTCTTCTAGTAAATGATCACTGTTTGTTCAAAAACATCACgtgctttcatttcatttatataaaacattttttccccataaaATCTCAATAAAATAAAGTTGCTCTTAGTAGATGTAAGGACAAACGATATTAACAAaattgaagttaaaaaaaaaaaaaaaaaaaatctcacagtgAACACTGGGAACAAGAGCTGGACCTCCTCCCACCACTTCCCCTCCAAATGATTTTTAACGTGACACAAAAtacagcagctggaacagacgACGGGTCGGAGTATTAAGCTCGAAGCAAACAAACCAACTGGACTGAGAGATTcattaaactgcattttgtAAGAAGTGCTGTTAGAGTGTAATCAAATCGAGACAACAAAGCTGAACAAATGCCTCAATTATTTCAAAGATGGTAGCAAAAAAGATAACACCCAATTTAGGTGAgaattcaaacacacattttaacttACTTTTAGTGGAATAATTACTTTTCCAATTAACAATTCAATGAAAAGTGACAGCAGCCCCAAGTCCGTTCTGATAGGTCAAGTAAGCCTCAGGTGAGTAGTTTGCTCAcattacagataaaaaaaaaaacatagcactGAAGACATGTGGAGAGTCTGCTTAAGGAGACTGCAAAACCATGAAGTGATGTGAGAAATCTCACAAGATCCCACTGGAATTCGGAAGAAATCATGGAATTCTCTGAAAACgtccacaaaacacaaagaggaatgTGATCCTTGTCTTCCTGCAACTGGGGCGACTCACAACTGGGACTCAAAACAagtgtggtttgtttgttgaaCACCCAACAACATCCGGGATCTGACGTACAGTAAAACACTCAAAGACCTATAAACATTGGTGCAACAACAATcatttaaaaagggaaaaaaaaaaaaaaaagaacgacaACAAAAACTTGGTCACGCGTTAATGGAGATTCACTTTTCGTCTTTTTAAACCTTTGGAAAATCTTGTGTTTTCTGAAGGCGTCCTCCCTACACTTAAAGTGAATTTGATGGCACTCACTGAAAGGTAAACGGCTTACCCGTTTGTATAATCTAACCCAAAACTACCTCACGTTCATTCATGTTCGGACTCAGTGTGTCCTCTGCCGTCGGTTGGCCACAGTAACATAGCAGCCCAGGATCTGTGGGGTAGTGTTCAAATGCCCAGTCACCTCTTCTCCCCACCGCCCTCCCTCACTTTGTGCCGAGGAGTCAGTGGTATTGAccagaataaaaacacacatcactggCACGGTCCGTCGCAATGTAAGCGTacctgtgtatgtatgtgtgcgtgtgtgtgtgtgagattcaAGGGATCAAACATTGCACATTTAGTGGCACATCTTTCTCCAGTCCTGATTCGGCCGTTCCCGTTAGCTACCTCATCTGGACCCTTTCATTACAGACAACTCACacgagagagaaaaataaaatcagctatTAGGCAAAAAAGTTCCCAAAAGTTCACATTACAGTACTGTTAAGTCTCATTAGACAAAAcgaaaaatacaaaaaggcagagagaaaaaagcttACACCCAATCACCATCATTTTCAATAACTATATAggaaaaggtttgttttttgattagatatattatcatcattaacatcataattattatgattattattcattattattgtcACCATTGtcatccgttttttttttttgttcagggATCAAACGGAGTCAGGGGGGCGGGGGCTGGGAATCAGTCACTGGGAGGAAGCCTTGGTGGCTATCGTGGAGACACAGTGCTGCTGGAAGTTGGGGGACATGGCCGAGTTGCAGCCCAGTCTCTGACGTGGGCCCTTCAGGCCTCCGTCGCTCTCTACGATCCAGGGGCTGCCGCTGGCATCTTTGCCCAGCATGCTGCAGCAGCCTGGGGCCGGCGGGACGGCGTTAGGTACCGTGGTGCTCACCGGCAGGCCTTTGGGCTGCTCGGTGCCGGGGGCAAAGTCGGGGTTGTGGCTCTGAAGCACGCTGCTGATGTGGTTCAGGAGGTCATTGAAAAACTCGGGGACGCCCTCATAACCTggaaacatttatatttagACAAGAGCTCTGCTACTGACTACACAGCATACTGGATGAAGAGTATTCCACTAACAGTTCACATGGGTTGCTTATAGAACTTCATATCCTGTTTACGAGTTATGAAACACAGCCTGATTAATGAGCGAGGATGTCTCCCCTCCACCACACAGTATGTTAACAATATCAGAGTTTATGTCCAGTTATCAACCCTGGACCTCCGGTTAAATTATTATGGGTCCAGTATTCCAGGTCTTCATGTCGTACAATGGCAAAAGTTTTTGGGGTTAATATTAATAGAAAATGGGGATATTGGCAGACGACTGCTCTCTGTGTTAACACAGCGACTGAGACCTGGTGCATGTtttgagcagagagaggaaacggTTTGGGATTACTGAGGCATTTACTTTAAAACAACTggttgcataaaaaaaaaaaaacaacatctgtGTGACTCTTTTCATGCGACTCGTTTCCACGAAGAGTGACACCTGACAAAGGAGTCACCGTGGACAGACGTCTCTGTCAGAACTGAAACATTTATTCCACCTAGTGTTCAGTTAATACGAACAAAATGACTTCAAGTCAAATACAAACCACCCCTGTGGAAGAGATGCTTCACCTACCAGGGAATGCATTGATGTCAATGACGGCATGTTGGCCTGTTTGGTTGTTGATGATGACGTCGATGCCAAACAGGGACACGCCCAGCGCCTCCCGCAAGGACCTGGACAGCTctctgatgacatcatcactggGTGGCTGAGACACTCCCTCTACGTTCTCTCTCTGAG includes:
- the plk4 gene encoding serine/threonine-protein kinase PLK4, which gives rise to MSVSIGDKIEDFKVLTLLGKGSFACVYRAKSVKTGLEVAIKTIDKKAMHKAGMVQRVTNEVEIHCRLKHPSILELYNYFEDSNYVYLVLEMCHNGEMSRYLKERKMSFSEDEARHFMHQIVKGMLYLHTHGILHRDLTLSNLLLTSNMNIKIADFGLATQLKLPNEKHFTMCGTPNYISPEVATRSAHGLESDVWSLGCMFYAFLMGRPPFDTDTVKHTLSKVVLGEYEMPSHVSLEAQDLIHQLLQKDPAQRPSLSAVLDHPFMTQSLLVRTKELGMGDEGSMDSGIATISTACTSSASASSSTRLQRRTKHMIGSALPNRMTPIPCLPRQPVSACFEDEEQWQKQVLPDRFHREGRSRAAHGGESGQPHSRYLRRAHSSDRSGSCASGQGSSHELGRCHSEETLTGVGRPVFPMSSTQHPFSEHGRLPSPPVKQSANSGYSLSTQTAHPPSLQFQDLEGVTNWLNNDGSGQRPADSSTHSSSSSFHSSRGPLGAHNSWTDKPVGRGVNPHHNQHHLHHQLSSNPDSYRENIPGAEFQLPHGRELKLSSAKPSTDKEKKTLRDVVPPLCASRLKPIRQKTKNAVVSIQDTGEVCMELLKCHSGQERVKEVLRISCDGSMVTIYQPNDGKGFPVLDCPPAPPEDILICSYEDLPEKYWKKYQYASKFVQLVKSKTPKVTLYTKYAKVMLMENSPNADLEVCFYDGAKTHKTSELVRVVEKSGKSYTVKGEVGLSGLSPESRLYVELSDEGHSMCLSLEAAITAEEQRSAKNVPFFPITIGRRPANPDLPGLSSLPSHPLPPDTASPPQPPQITPSMISYDGSDFTTASLSKKSSPVRQDLVQSTGKVVKSIFVPNVGWASQLTNGEVWVQFNDGSQLVVQAGVSCITYTSPEGKITRYKENEKLPDHVKEKLHCLSTILGLLANPTAHHLQPQ